One stretch of Malus domestica chromosome 14, GDT2T_hap1 DNA includes these proteins:
- the LOC139191144 gene encoding probable methyltransferase PMT16, which produces MVAAVLCTICYLVGIWQHSTSRAVINIPVSVIASCPPITTNTTITLDFNAHHRTDDLPLPPVAACVAHLLACDAKHSEYTPCEDVTRSFKFDIDKLVYRERHCPDKEKLLQCRIPTPHGYTVSF; this is translated from the coding sequence ATGGTAGCCGCAGTCCTCTGCACGATCTGCTACCTCGTCGGAATTTGGCAGCACTCAACCAGCCGCGCCGTAATTAACATACCTGTCTCTGTCATCGCCTCATGTCCTCCAATCACCACAAACACAACAATCACTCTCGACTTCAACGCCCACCACCGCACTGATGACCTCCCCCTACCTCCCGTTGCTGCGTGTGTGGCTCACCTGCTGGCCTGCGACGCCAAGCACAGCGAGTACACCCCGTGTGAAGACGTCACGAGATCGTTCAAGTTTGACATAGATAAGTTGGTGTACAGGGAGAGGCATTGCCCGGACAAAGAGAAGCTCTTGCAGTGTCGGATTCCAACGCCTCACGGCTACACGGTGTCGTTTTGA